The Palaemon carinicauda isolate YSFRI2023 chromosome 38, ASM3689809v2, whole genome shotgun sequence genomic interval GTATTCCACACAAAGGTAAGACCCTGAAGAGGTAATTATCCATCATGGTAAAACCCTttatatgggtctctctctctctctctctctctctctctctctctctctctctctctctctctctctctctctctctctcaagttttaaaaCTCTTACCatgctttttttaaagtttttgtatatTACAAAGGAATTTTGTATATTAAAAAGAAGTTTCAAGTAAATATGAATTACGCCCTAAAACCAACTTTCAAAGCATTGCTCAGCCTAGCAAGACAAAGGGTTTTGGTGAAAAATGATGACCCGTAAACTTGGTTGTTTCCTTTTTACaggttttatagagagagagagagagagagagagagagagagagagagagagatttaataactgTACCTACCTACTTACGGTCCCTATTAATCACTTGTAATTCGTGATagtttttttattgtgaataactTTTTCTATACTGTCGTTTGATATTGTTTTTCCTAGAAGTTTTGTTGACGTGAAGTGTGGTTGTTTTGGATGAGTTAGGTTAAGCCAGGATTTTGGGGTGGCCTCGAGTAGATTGAGCATGCGAGTTAATTGATATTGCGCGCTGATTATCCAAAACCCCTTTTCCTTATTAATCCGAATGAAGGAGAAgctgcaacaatatatatatatatatatatatatatatatatatatatatatatatatatatgtatttatatgtatttatatatgtatgtatatatatatgtatatatatattatatatatatataaaaagtatatatatatatatatatatatatatatatatatatatatatatatgtatatatatatttatatatatgtataaggtatgtatatatatatatatatatatatatatatatatatgtataaggtatgtatatatatatatatattatatatataaaaagtatatatatatatatatacatacatatatatacatatatatagatagatatatttatatatatatatatatatatatatatatatatatatgataaattttgcacatttagacgtgtttttcatattcaaataagccatatatatttttgatacattaatgtctggattctcttaacgacctcgggctctgatccctaggtcgttaagagaatccagacattaatgtatcaaaaaaatatatggcttatttgaatatatatatatatatatatatatatatattatatatatatatatatatatatattatatatatataaacatatactgtatatatacatacatacatatatatatatatatatatatatatatatatatatatatatatataggtgtctgtatgtatatatgtaatgttatgGACGATAATATTTATCCAATCCAGATTAAAAGTCCTCACATTTACTGCTCCCTTTCAAGACAGCAGGTGGATTCTGGCGTTACAATCACAGCACCTCGTAAACTATTAACAGAGTTCTGTATTTAGAGAAagattcaggtctctctctctctctctctctctctctctctctctctctctctctctctctctctctctctctctctctctcctatgcttaATATATAATTAAAAGCAATATCCATTTTGAATGCTGTCTATAAATAATAATTTGTTGTCGACGTAGCCTGTTATCTTATGCACTGTCAGGGACACAAACTCTGTTTTTTCCCCTATTGAAAACATAACTGACTTTATGACTTAATgctttaatattttacttttatcctgCAAATAAAGAACTAAATTATAGCAAGTAAAAATCAAAGTTTATAAATCGAGCAACAGGACATTCAGGAGTCAGCCATATCCTGCAGGTCGAATCTAGGAAAGATACCAACACACTTGTCAATGAGTGTCGATGTTTAGGATTATAACAACTGTTTGTTTAAACTGTTTGATATTGGAAAGGATTATTTTCCTTGTGCCACGTTGTGTTGGTGGTCTATGTTTTCCCTTATGTCGAATCAGGAAGGTAGGTAGGGGGAGGTTATTCTTATAATTGACTAAAATACTCGAAAATTAATTGTGCGTAAATACTGAGTCTATATCtaaatctgattatatatatatatatatatatatatatatatatatatatatatatatacatatatatactgtatatatatacaaagagagagagagagagagagagagagagagagagagagagagagagagagagagagagagagagagagagagaggagagagagagagcgagtttggGTCTCTGACCTCTACTTCGAGGTTCTTACATCTACCATTAGAGGTTTATTACAGGCTCTTTGGCATAAATTTTTAGGTGTCCTACCTCTTATCACCTCTTTGACCCCTAATATGAGGTGCCCTACTCTAGCATCAGAAGccctttgacttctattttgaggtgccatacttctagcattagaggttctttgacctctattttgagacgtcatacttccagcattagaggttcgttgacctctattttgaagtgccttgcaTCTAGCATTAGAGACAATTTAACCTCTGCTTTGAAGTGGCACACTTCCATCATTAGAGAtccttttatctctattttgaggctccttgcctCTAGCATTGGAGGCTCTGACTTCTATATTAAGGGGACATACTTccagtattagaagttctttgacctgtattttgaggtgccatacttctagcattagaggttcctgACCATTATTTTGAGGTTACATAGttccagcattagaggttatttgacctctattttgaggtaatttACCTCTTGCATTAGAGTCCCTTTAACCTATATTTCgaagtgccttacctctagcattagatgcgttttaacctctattttgaagtgacaTACTTCTAGCATTTCAGGTGTTTtatctctattttaaggctccttacctctagcattagaggctctgacctctatatttaggtgacATACTTCCAGTATCAGAGGTTCTAAGACCtgcattttgaggtgccatacttctagcattagaggatctctgacccttatttttaggtgccctacttctagcattagaggttctttgacctctatttccagatgcttacctctagcatcagaggttcttcGACCTTCTAACATTAGAGACactttgacttctattttaaggtgccttatcttcagcattagaggttcttaggCCTCTATTTTAATGCGCCTTACCTCTAgctttagaagctctttgacctttagttttaggtgccttatttttaaaattagagggtctttgatctcttattttaggtgccatatttctagcattagatgttctttgacctttaAATCCAGGTGCTTATCTCTgccattagaggctcttcgacctccattttgaggtgtattagggggtttttgacctttatttctatgtgccatacttctagcattagaggttcttccaCTTCCATTTTGtggtgccttatatctagcattagaggcttttttacctttattttaaggtgctATATccttagcattagaggctctttgacctctattttgaggtgccttatctctagcattggaggttctttgacatctatttttaggtgccatactttAGCATTAgtgtttctttgacctctattttgatgcgccttgcctctaccattagaggctctttgacctttagttTTAggcgccttacttctagcattagagggtctttgatctctaatttttggtgccatatttctagtattagatgttctttgacctatatttccAGATGCTTAAATATAGCATTCGAGGTTCttcgacctccattttgaggtggcttacatctagcattagaggctctttgacctctattttgatgcacCTTACATctagttttatagttttttttttttttgcctctattCTAAGCTCTTTACCTCTAAAATTAGAAGCACTTGGACCATTATTTTTAAGTGCCTTACTTATACCATTAGAggatctttaacctctatttttaggtgacttacctctagcattagagtctatttgacctcttcttttaaaggctgttctcttctgtcttaaCTCGTTTTTcatctttccttagttcgtcaatttccttcgagatttcatcttGTTCTTTACTTAGTTCAGCAGTTTTCTTCGAGATTTCATCTTGTTCTTTACTTAGTTCAGCAGTTTCCTTCGTGATTTCATGTTTTTCTTTACTTAGTTCAGCAGTTTCCTTCGGTATTTCATGTCGTTCTTTACTTAGTTCAGcagtttccttcgagatttcatcatGTTCTTTACTTAGTTCAGCAGTTTCCTTCGTGATTTCATGTTGTTCTTTACTTAGTTCAGCAGTTTCCTTCGTGATTTCATGTTGTTCTTTACTTAGTTCAGCAGATTCCTTCGAGATTTCATGTTCTTTACTTAGTTCAGcagtttccttcgagatttcatgtTGGAGTTCAGcagtttccttcgagatttcaaaagaggtttcagtgccgtgtgtcctttGTTCATTAGATTCCTCAAGGCATTCATGTCTTTACTCATCAGGGCGATGGATAAAAACATGAATTTCATTGGTTCCTCCGTATACGCCATCATGAGAAAGTAATCGACGAGCTACAATATATTTACCAGTGCCGTCCGGATATGTCCTtttttcaatgtcgaattttgaga includes:
- the LOC137630343 gene encoding nucleosome assembly protein 1-like 3, producing MDELEKIIGNIMYEGGFHLACRSRILAEKGADCENCVINTESTGGSSEHHLQMVLETAELQHEISKETAELSKEHEISKESAELSKEQHEITKETAELSKEQHEITKETAELSKEHDEISKETAELSKERHEIPKETAELSKEKHEITKETAELSKEQDEISKKTAELSKEQDEISKEIDELRKDEKRVKTEENSL